Proteins from a genomic interval of Drosophila melanogaster chromosome 2R:
- the PIP5K59B gene encoding phosphatidylinositol 4-phosphate 5-kinase 59B, isoform F — MASGDGDTINTIDMDSSSASQAKLAEPSNASTDHVGNSSPDLGNRPNRASSKADKERKIGHRRVGEGGEITYKKIQTSQIMGSIQLGIQHTVGSLASKPKRDLLMMDFWEIESITFPPEGSSLTPAHHYSEFRYKIYAPIAFRYFRDLFGIQPDDFMMSMCTSPLRELSNPGASGSIFYLTTDDEFIIKTVQHKEGEFLQKLLPGYYMNLNQNPRTLLPKFFGLYCLQTSNAKNIRLVVMNNLLPSSVKMHLKYDLKGSTFKRKANKAERAKKSPTYKDLDFMEQHPNGIFLEAETYAALIKTIQRDCTVLESFKIMDYSLLLGVHNLDVALKEKQSEQRKPLRAPLAEDSDVDADDPLDGDAATGISRNKSVNRQRLVAHSTAMESIQAESEPIDDEEDVPPGGIPARSEKGERLLLYIGIIDILQSYRLKKKLEHTFKSIIHDGETVSVCRPSFYAQRFQNFMAKTVFRKIPSLDLPEIKGNHRKFRTLVTSYIALKHSPSKRKSLSKAIQRSIDSDNEVASRPVHASHSHSSGKIHQPAKPPTTEPTPAGAAGGAERGATALGPATTSGASERAPPPVKQRTPAASNLKTRVPPPVPPRGSPRRKDAQDRTTPGTTPSCSSTPPPAFDDISEDSSNKNSSSSIGRRSHHHHHHHQQSQQHQQSYYLDRKMNIGPAYRGSYKEDIVSVSEVHLDTLLAVDTSSSSQYGSRGGLAWTPPASGEGSTPTWTEGTPSFTDSSSSGDLDNFSPINSSKIDRHKPTVEEAINSLSAGMIN, encoded by the exons ATGGCCTCCGGCGATGGCGACACCATCAACACCATCGACATGGACAGCTCCTCGGCGTCTCAGGCCAAACTGGCCGAGCCCAGCAATG CCTCCACCGACCATGTGGGAAACTCATCGCCCGAC CTGGGCAACCGACCGAACCGAGCGTCCAGCAAGGCGGACAAGGAGCGCAAGATTGGCCACAGACGCGTCGGCGAGGGCGGCGAGATTACGTACAAAAAGATCCAGACGTCGCAGATCATGGGCTCCATCCAACTGGGAATCCAGCACACT GTCGGCAGTCTGGCCTCGAAGCCCAAGCGTGATCTACTTATGATGGACTTCTGGGAAATCGAGAGCATCACCTTTCCACCAGAGGGTTCTAGCCTTACACCTGCCCACCATTACAGCGAGTTCAGATACAAGATCTATGCGCCCATAGCGTTTCGCTACTTTCGGGATCTGTTTGGCATCCAACCAGATGATTTTATG ATGTCCATGTGCACGTCCCCGCTGCGGGAACTGTCCAATCCTGGTGCTTCCGGCTCTATATTCTACCTGACGACCGACGACGAGTTCATCATAAAGACGGTGCAACACAAGGAGGGTGAATTCTTACAGAAACTACTGCCTGG TTACTATATGAATCTAAATCAAAATCCGCGCACGCTATTGCCAAAGTTCTTCGGATTGTACTGCCTGCAGACGAGCAATGCCAAAAATATTCGCCTGGTGGTCATGAACAATCTGCTGCCCTCGTCCGTAAAGATGCACCTCAAGTACGACCTCAAGGGCTCCACGTTCAAGCGCAAGGCCAACAAGGCGGAGCGTGCCAAGAAGTCGCCCACGTACAAGGACCTCGACTTCATGGAGCAGCATCCCAACGGCATATTCCTGGAGGCCGAGACCTACGCCGCGCTGATCAAGACCATTCAGCGCGACTGCACGGTGCTGGAGTCCTTCAAAATCATGGACTACTCGCTGCTCCTCGGCGTCCACAATCTGGACGTGGCGCTAAAGGAGAAGCAGAGTGAGCAGAGAAAACCGCTTAGGGCTCCGCTGGCCGAGGACTCCGATGTGGATGCAGACGATCCGCTGGACGGCGATGCGGCCACAGGCATCAGCAGGAATAA GTCAGTGAATCGCCAGCGGCTGGTTGCCCACTCCACGGCCATGGAGAGCATTCAGGCGGAGAGTGAACCCatcgacgacgaggaggatgTGCC ACCTGGTGGCATTCCAGCAAGGAGTGAGAAGGGCGAGCGCCTGCTGCTCTACATCGGCATTATCGACATCCTGCAATCCTACAGGCTGAAGAAGAAGCTGGAGCACACATTCAAAAGCATCATACACGATGGG GAAACCGTATCGGTCTGCCGGCCCTCGTTCTATGCTCAAAGATTCCAAAACTTTATGGCCAAGACCGTGTTCCGCAAGATACCCTCCC TGGATCTCCCAGAGATCAAGGGGAATCACAGAAAATTTCGTACCTTGGTGACCAGCTATATAG CGCTTAAGCATTCGCCTTCGAAGAGAAAAAGCCTTTCCAAGGCTATTCAGCGCTCCATTGACAGCGACAACGAGGTGGCCTCCAGGC CGGTTCACGCCTCGCACTCGCACAGCAGTGGCAAGATTCACCAGCCAGCCAAGCCGCCCACCACCGAGCCCACGCCAGCGGGAGCGGCAGGTGGAGCCGAAAGAGGAGCAACTGCCCTAGGTCCAGCAACCACCAGTGGCGCCAGTGAACGGGCACCACCGCCCGTCAAGCAGCGTACGCCGGCGGCCAGTAATCTGAAGACGCGAGTGCCACCGCCAGTACCGCCACGCGGCTCGCCACGGCGCAAGGATGCCCAGGATCGGACGACTCCAG GCACAACGCCCTCATGCAGCTCGACTCCTCCCCCCGCCTTTGACGACATCTCCGAGGACAGCTCGAACAAGAACAGCAGCTCGTCGATAGGTCGCCGgtctcatcatcatcaccaccatcaccagcagtcgcagcagcatcagcagtcctactatcTGGATCGCAAGATGAACATTGGACCCGCCTATCGAGGCTCCTACAAGGAGGACATTGTGAG CGTTTCGGAAGTCCATCTGGATACATTACTGGCGGTGGACACGTCGTCGAGCAGCCAGTACGGATCCCGCGGCGGATTGGCCTGGACCCCGCCCGCTTCAGGTGAGGGCTCCACTCCCACATGGACAGAGGGCACACCAAGTTTTACGGACTCCAGTTCGAGTGGTGATCTCG ACAACTTCTCGCCCATAAACTCATCTAAAATCGATCGACACAAGCCGACGGTGGAAGAGGCCATCAACTCTCTGTCCGCGGGAATG ATCAACTAA
- the PIP5K59B gene encoding phosphatidylinositol 4-phosphate 5-kinase 59B, isoform A: MASGDGDTINTIDMDSSSASQAKLAEPSNASTDHVGNSSPDLGNRPNRASSKADKERKIGHRRVGEGGEITYKKIQTSQIMGSIQLGIQHTVGSLASKPKRDLLMMDFWEIESITFPPEGSSLTPAHHYSEFRYKIYAPIAFRYFRDLFGIQPDDFMMSMCTSPLRELSNPGASGSIFYLTTDDEFIIKTVQHKEGEFLQKLLPGYYMNLNQNPRTLLPKFFGLYCLQTSNAKNIRLVVMNNLLPSSVKMHLKYDLKGSTFKRKANKAERAKKSPTYKDLDFMEQHPNGIFLEAETYAALIKTIQRDCTVLESFKIMDYSLLLGVHNLDVALKEKQSEQRKPLRAPLAEDSDVDADDPLDGDAATGISRNKSVNRQRLVAHSTAMESIQAESEPIDDEEDVPPGGIPARSEKGERLLLYIGIIDILQSYRLKKKLEHTFKSIIHDGETVSVCRPSFYAQRFQNFMAKTVFRKIPSPLKHSPSKRKSLSKAIQRSIDSDNEVASRPVHASHSHSSGKIHQPAKPPTTEPTPAGAAGGAERGATALGPATTSGASERAPPPVKQRTPAASNLKTRVPPPVPPRGSPRRKDAQDRTTPGTTPSCSSTPPPAFDDISEDSSNKNSSSSIGRRSHHHHHHHQQSQQHQQSYYLDRKMNIGPAYRGSYKEDIVSVSEVHLDTLLAVDTSSSSQYGSRGGLAWTPPASGEGSTPTWTEGTPSFTDSSSSGDLDQLT; encoded by the exons ATGGCCTCCGGCGATGGCGACACCATCAACACCATCGACATGGACAGCTCCTCGGCGTCTCAGGCCAAACTGGCCGAGCCCAGCAATG CCTCCACCGACCATGTGGGAAACTCATCGCCCGAC CTGGGCAACCGACCGAACCGAGCGTCCAGCAAGGCGGACAAGGAGCGCAAGATTGGCCACAGACGCGTCGGCGAGGGCGGCGAGATTACGTACAAAAAGATCCAGACGTCGCAGATCATGGGCTCCATCCAACTGGGAATCCAGCACACT GTCGGCAGTCTGGCCTCGAAGCCCAAGCGTGATCTACTTATGATGGACTTCTGGGAAATCGAGAGCATCACCTTTCCACCAGAGGGTTCTAGCCTTACACCTGCCCACCATTACAGCGAGTTCAGATACAAGATCTATGCGCCCATAGCGTTTCGCTACTTTCGGGATCTGTTTGGCATCCAACCAGATGATTTTATG ATGTCCATGTGCACGTCCCCGCTGCGGGAACTGTCCAATCCTGGTGCTTCCGGCTCTATATTCTACCTGACGACCGACGACGAGTTCATCATAAAGACGGTGCAACACAAGGAGGGTGAATTCTTACAGAAACTACTGCCTGG TTACTATATGAATCTAAATCAAAATCCGCGCACGCTATTGCCAAAGTTCTTCGGATTGTACTGCCTGCAGACGAGCAATGCCAAAAATATTCGCCTGGTGGTCATGAACAATCTGCTGCCCTCGTCCGTAAAGATGCACCTCAAGTACGACCTCAAGGGCTCCACGTTCAAGCGCAAGGCCAACAAGGCGGAGCGTGCCAAGAAGTCGCCCACGTACAAGGACCTCGACTTCATGGAGCAGCATCCCAACGGCATATTCCTGGAGGCCGAGACCTACGCCGCGCTGATCAAGACCATTCAGCGCGACTGCACGGTGCTGGAGTCCTTCAAAATCATGGACTACTCGCTGCTCCTCGGCGTCCACAATCTGGACGTGGCGCTAAAGGAGAAGCAGAGTGAGCAGAGAAAACCGCTTAGGGCTCCGCTGGCCGAGGACTCCGATGTGGATGCAGACGATCCGCTGGACGGCGATGCGGCCACAGGCATCAGCAGGAATAA GTCAGTGAATCGCCAGCGGCTGGTTGCCCACTCCACGGCCATGGAGAGCATTCAGGCGGAGAGTGAACCCatcgacgacgaggaggatgTGCC ACCTGGTGGCATTCCAGCAAGGAGTGAGAAGGGCGAGCGCCTGCTGCTCTACATCGGCATTATCGACATCCTGCAATCCTACAGGCTGAAGAAGAAGCTGGAGCACACATTCAAAAGCATCATACACGATGGG GAAACCGTATCGGTCTGCCGGCCCTCGTTCTATGCTCAAAGATTCCAAAACTTTATGGCCAAGACCGTGTTCCGCAAGATACCCTCCC CGCTTAAGCATTCGCCTTCGAAGAGAAAAAGCCTTTCCAAGGCTATTCAGCGCTCCATTGACAGCGACAACGAGGTGGCCTCCAGGC CGGTTCACGCCTCGCACTCGCACAGCAGTGGCAAGATTCACCAGCCAGCCAAGCCGCCCACCACCGAGCCCACGCCAGCGGGAGCGGCAGGTGGAGCCGAAAGAGGAGCAACTGCCCTAGGTCCAGCAACCACCAGTGGCGCCAGTGAACGGGCACCACCGCCCGTCAAGCAGCGTACGCCGGCGGCCAGTAATCTGAAGACGCGAGTGCCACCGCCAGTACCGCCACGCGGCTCGCCACGGCGCAAGGATGCCCAGGATCGGACGACTCCAG GCACAACGCCCTCATGCAGCTCGACTCCTCCCCCCGCCTTTGACGACATCTCCGAGGACAGCTCGAACAAGAACAGCAGCTCGTCGATAGGTCGCCGgtctcatcatcatcaccaccatcaccagcagtcgcagcagcatcagcagtcctactatcTGGATCGCAAGATGAACATTGGACCCGCCTATCGAGGCTCCTACAAGGAGGACATTGTGAG CGTTTCGGAAGTCCATCTGGATACATTACTGGCGGTGGACACGTCGTCGAGCAGCCAGTACGGATCCCGCGGCGGATTGGCCTGGACCCCGCCCGCTTCAGGTGAGGGCTCCACTCCCACATGGACAGAGGGCACACCAAGTTTTACGGACTCCAGTTCGAGTGGTGATCTCG ATCAACTAACATAG